A DNA window from Candidatus Hydrogenedentota bacterium contains the following coding sequences:
- a CDS encoding glycosyltransferase: MTTDAPLYPAGDCEHDVCPVDIGALARGLRPVASWAAVVLWWSIFVVLTIACIHPNGVTVSVVWVYVAVLVWKRRSRRSAFHRNMAGLPCLSRAAALDPPKEWPKVAVLVPARDEEDNVEVAARSVAALRYPNLDVWFVNDHSTDRTPRILDGVQRDYPNVHVLHDPPIVDGWFGKSNALWQAVLQLERTGDYDAAGPSPEGGPPHRLDNCGYLLFADADVVFEPEMLQHAVALAERDRLDFLTCMPRLIAKTWAEQFLLPTGWKGIVEGADCERLNDPRSFPIGIGAFMLVKYSSYRACGGHKALGQWHPEDTLLAAAVKHAGGRVGFAWTPDLMRVRFYEGYRQVKKNTLRKTRIFFGNQVQLPLAMMALRLSTTLMALPMIVAGVLPQLLAGRFDLVPALLAAAGIVVYVDEAREYKGVDRIAQFHPLVPWLHPISGALRVWFALSLAGQIIAKRPMEWRGRREFGRMNS, from the coding sequence GTGACGACTGACGCGCCTTTATACCCCGCGGGCGACTGCGAACACGACGTTTGTCCCGTCGATATCGGCGCGTTGGCGCGTGGCCTGCGGCCGGTGGCGAGTTGGGCGGCGGTCGTGCTGTGGTGGTCGATCTTCGTCGTGTTGACGATTGCGTGCATCCATCCAAATGGCGTGACGGTATCGGTCGTGTGGGTGTATGTCGCCGTGCTGGTGTGGAAACGACGCTCGCGGCGCAGCGCGTTTCACCGCAACATGGCCGGGTTGCCGTGCCTGTCGCGCGCAGCGGCCCTGGACCCGCCGAAGGAGTGGCCCAAGGTCGCGGTGTTGGTCCCCGCGCGCGACGAAGAGGACAACGTCGAAGTAGCCGCGCGCTCCGTCGCCGCGCTGCGTTACCCGAACCTCGACGTTTGGTTCGTGAACGATCACTCGACCGATCGGACGCCCCGTATTCTCGACGGCGTCCAGCGTGACTATCCGAACGTACACGTCCTGCACGATCCGCCAATTGTTGACGGCTGGTTTGGAAAGTCCAACGCACTTTGGCAGGCCGTCCTTCAACTCGAACGCACCGGCGACTACGATGCCGCGGGTCCGAGTCCCGAAGGCGGTCCCCCACATCGTCTCGACAATTGCGGCTATCTGCTGTTCGCCGACGCCGACGTAGTGTTCGAGCCCGAGATGCTTCAGCACGCCGTCGCGCTGGCCGAACGCGACCGGCTGGATTTCCTCACCTGCATGCCTCGATTAATCGCGAAGACCTGGGCCGAGCAGTTCCTGCTCCCGACAGGGTGGAAAGGAATCGTTGAAGGCGCCGACTGCGAGCGCCTGAACGATCCTCGCTCATTTCCAATCGGCATTGGCGCGTTCATGCTCGTGAAGTACTCCAGCTATCGGGCGTGCGGCGGCCATAAGGCGCTGGGCCAGTGGCATCCCGAGGACACGCTGCTCGCCGCCGCCGTGAAGCATGCCGGCGGCCGCGTTGGGTTCGCGTGGACGCCGGATTTGATGCGGGTCCGGTTCTACGAGGGATACCGGCAGGTCAAGAAAAACACGTTGCGCAAGACGCGCATCTTCTTTGGCAACCAGGTTCAACTCCCGCTCGCGATGATGGCCCTGCGTCTCAGCACAACATTGATGGCGCTGCCCATGATAGTCGCCGGCGTCCTCCCGCAGCTACTCGCAGGACGCTTCGACCTCGTCCCGGCCTTGCTTGCCGCGGCCGGAATCGTCGTGTACGTCGACGAGGCGCGCGAATACAAGGGTGTCGACCGCATCGCGCAATTCCACCCCTTGGTACCCTGGCTGCACCCCATCTCCGGCGCGCTTCGCGTCTGGTTCGCGCTCTCGCTCGCCGGGCAGATCATCGCGAAAAGACCCATGGAATGGCGCGGCCGCCGGGAATTCGGAAGGATGAATTCGTAA
- the flhB gene encoding flagellar biosynthesis protein FlhB yields MAEETGGEKTLPASQHKIQKAREEGNIAKSQDLSAAFSLLVALGGIWYLGPGAMKALLEATHYYFSNISRMDITAANFPNFSIGTLWLTTKAAWPLVVLLLLSGLAMNFIQVGFLFAPKSIVPKLNRLNPISGFKKFFSARSAVELIKAIVKLAVVSAVVYWALRDRWDEVVAAAYLTPLGAGIAVSKLVLSVWLRIVIAMLILGILDFGFQRWQYGRDLMMTTQEAKEEARQFEGDPRIKQRIRQIQRQMAMKRMMAEVPKADVIITNPIRFAVALRYDVANMQAPIVVAKGARLLAKRIREIAEEHDVPIVEKPDLARALFKSIEVGQAVPENLFKTVAEVLAFVYKIDKREEKIRERAAFNAMPLGT; encoded by the coding sequence ATGGCGGAAGAAACCGGCGGCGAAAAGACATTACCGGCGTCGCAGCACAAGATTCAGAAGGCGCGCGAAGAGGGGAACATTGCGAAGAGCCAGGACCTGAGCGCGGCATTTTCGCTGCTCGTGGCGCTTGGGGGAATCTGGTATTTGGGTCCGGGTGCGATGAAGGCGTTATTGGAGGCGACGCACTACTACTTCTCCAACATCTCGCGCATGGACATCACCGCGGCGAACTTCCCCAACTTTTCGATCGGCACGTTGTGGTTGACGACCAAGGCAGCGTGGCCGCTTGTCGTGCTGCTCCTGCTTTCCGGGCTGGCCATGAATTTCATTCAGGTTGGCTTTTTGTTTGCGCCGAAGTCGATCGTGCCGAAGCTGAACCGCCTGAATCCGATTTCCGGCTTCAAGAAATTCTTCTCCGCGCGCTCGGCGGTGGAACTGATTAAGGCTATCGTAAAGCTTGCCGTAGTCAGCGCGGTCGTCTATTGGGCGTTGCGCGACCGCTGGGACGAAGTCGTTGCCGCGGCCTACCTGACGCCGCTTGGCGCGGGTATTGCCGTCAGCAAACTCGTATTGTCGGTGTGGCTGCGGATCGTCATTGCGATGCTCATCCTCGGGATTCTCGATTTTGGGTTTCAACGCTGGCAGTACGGCCGCGACCTGATGATGACGACGCAGGAGGCGAAGGAAGAGGCACGTCAATTCGAGGGCGATCCGCGCATTAAACAGCGCATCCGCCAGATTCAACGGCAAATGGCGATGAAACGCATGATGGCGGAGGTGCCGAAGGCGGACGTAATCATCACCAACCCGATTCGATTCGCGGTTGCACTGCGCTACGACGTGGCGAACATGCAGGCGCCTATCGTCGTCGCGAAAGGCGCGCGGCTGCTCGCCAAGCGCATCCGCGAGATTGCCGAGGAACACGACGTGCCGATCGTCGAGAAGCCGGATCTGGCGCGGGCGCTGTTCAAAAGCATCGAAGTTGGACAGGCGGTACCCGAGAACCTGTTCAAGACCGTCGCGGAGGTACTCGCCTTCGTGTACAAGATCGACAAACGCGAAGAGAAGATTCGCGAGCGCGCCGCATTCAATGCGATGCCGCTCGGCACCTGA
- the flhA gene encoding flagellar biosynthesis protein FlhA, producing the protein MAAVPNEITGQRANGLGNQDIALAMCVVAILLVLVIPIPTWLLDILLTVNISLSVVVLMATIYLRQPVEFAVFPSLLLMLTLFRLSLNVASTRLVLAQANAGAVIDAFGGFVTSGSYIVGAVIFAILVVIQFVVITRGATRISEVAARFTLDAMPGKQMGVDADLNAGLITEEQARARRRGIEREADFYGAMDGATKFVRGDAIAGLIITIVNIIGGFIIGIVMHGMSVMDALQVYTRLTIGDGLVSQIPALIVATGAGMLVTRTASDDNLGADLSRQLMRYPRALGLSAALLALFGIVPGMPTIPFLLVAAALGAAAIQSGQALQRDKEEADARDRAKKEGETKAEPTKTEDLLNVDTLKIELGYGLIGLADGKQGGDLLQRVQIIRQQMATKMGFIVPVVRIVDNMRLRPNEYRVKLRESEIARYELIPDFYLAMNTGLVEEEIDGLPTKEPAFGLSAIWVSQAQRDRAERLGYTIVEPSAVLATHLTELLMMYAPEILSRQDTQNLIDHVKQSAKTVVEELVPNALNVGEVQKVLQALLRERVSIRNLEIILQTLADYAPRTRDTEVLTEYARHALARQICASYADEEGQLRVVTLAPELERELLDAIRQADAGEYVPIDPKRAEEIAKATVQAVQPLVLSGQEPVVLTSAQVRRYFRRIVERHMPKLVVLSYNEIDPAIRLESDGQVTT; encoded by the coding sequence ATGGCAGCAGTACCGAACGAAATCACGGGGCAGCGCGCAAATGGCCTGGGCAACCAGGACATCGCGCTTGCGATGTGCGTTGTCGCAATTCTGCTTGTCCTCGTTATTCCGATCCCGACGTGGTTGCTCGACATTCTGTTGACGGTCAATATCTCGCTGTCGGTTGTGGTGCTCATGGCGACTATCTACTTGCGGCAGCCCGTTGAATTCGCCGTCTTTCCGTCATTGTTGTTGATGCTGACGTTATTCCGGTTGAGCCTAAATGTCGCCTCGACGCGCCTTGTTCTTGCACAGGCGAACGCCGGCGCGGTCATCGATGCGTTCGGCGGGTTCGTCACCAGCGGCAGCTATATCGTCGGCGCGGTCATTTTCGCGATCCTCGTTGTCATTCAGTTCGTGGTGATTACGCGCGGCGCGACGCGCATTTCCGAAGTGGCCGCGCGCTTCACGTTGGACGCGATGCCCGGCAAACAAATGGGTGTGGACGCCGACCTGAACGCCGGCCTTATCACCGAGGAACAGGCGCGCGCGCGCCGCCGCGGCATCGAGCGCGAAGCGGACTTTTACGGGGCCATGGACGGCGCGACGAAGTTCGTGCGCGGCGACGCCATTGCGGGTCTCATTATTACCATTGTCAACATCATCGGCGGATTCATCATCGGTATCGTGATGCACGGCATGTCCGTTATGGACGCGTTGCAGGTGTACACGCGGCTGACCATTGGTGACGGCCTCGTGTCGCAAATCCCGGCGCTCATCGTCGCCACCGGTGCGGGCATGCTGGTTACGCGCACGGCGTCGGATGACAATCTCGGCGCGGACCTGTCCCGACAACTCATGCGGTATCCGCGCGCGCTTGGTTTGAGCGCCGCGCTCCTTGCGCTCTTCGGGATCGTTCCCGGCATGCCGACGATTCCGTTCCTGCTCGTCGCCGCCGCGCTGGGCGCCGCTGCCATTCAATCCGGCCAAGCGCTGCAGCGCGATAAGGAAGAGGCCGACGCGCGGGACCGCGCCAAGAAAGAGGGCGAAACAAAAGCGGAACCCACGAAAACCGAGGACCTGCTCAACGTCGATACGCTCAAGATCGAACTCGGCTACGGCCTCATTGGGCTTGCCGACGGGAAACAAGGCGGCGATCTGTTGCAGCGCGTTCAGATCATCCGGCAACAGATGGCGACAAAGATGGGGTTCATCGTCCCGGTCGTCCGCATTGTTGACAACATGCGGCTGCGCCCGAACGAATATCGCGTGAAACTGCGCGAAAGCGAGATCGCGCGCTACGAACTCATTCCGGATTTCTATCTCGCGATGAACACGGGCCTCGTGGAAGAGGAGATCGACGGGCTGCCGACAAAGGAGCCAGCGTTCGGATTGAGCGCGATCTGGGTGTCGCAGGCGCAGCGCGATCGCGCCGAACGCCTCGGGTACACGATTGTCGAACCGAGCGCGGTGCTGGCGACGCACCTCACCGAATTGCTCATGATGTACGCGCCGGAAATCCTGAGCCGGCAGGACACGCAGAACCTGATCGATCACGTCAAACAAAGCGCAAAGACGGTTGTCGAAGAGTTGGTGCCGAATGCGCTCAATGTAGGCGAGGTGCAGAAGGTGCTGCAGGCCCTCCTGCGCGAGCGCGTCTCGATCCGCAATCTCGAAATCATTCTGCAGACATTGGCCGATTATGCGCCGCGCACGCGCGACACCGAAGTGCTCACCGAGTATGCGCGTCATGCGCTGGCGCGGCAAATCTGCGCGTCGTACGCTGATGAGGAAGGTCAACTGCGCGTGGTGACGCTTGCGCCGGAACTGGAGCGCGAATTACTCGATGCGATCCGTCAGGCGGACGCGGGCGAATACGTGCCCATCGATCCGAAGCGCGCGGAGGAAATCGCGAAGGCAACGGTGCAGGCCGTGCAGCCGCTGGTATTGTCGGGGCAGGAGCCGGTCGTGCTGACATCCGCTCAGGTGCGGCGTTACTTCCGCCGCATCGTCGAGCGCCACATGCCGAAGCTTGTCGTGCTCTCGTACAACGAAATCGACCCCGCGATCCGGTTGGAAAGCGACGGACAGGTGACCACGTAG
- a CDS encoding transposase: MPQSHSAIFIHATWSTKERYPFLRDAGVRGRMCEYVGGVSGKLGCAPIIVGGVEDHVHILARVARTECVADWIKEMKRASSAWVKEADASVRKFQWQAGYGAFSVSYSNIGSVERYIANQDAHHRKQTFQDEFRRFLRKHGIEWDERYVWD; the protein is encoded by the coding sequence CGACGAAGGAGCGTTACCCATTTCTCCGGGACGCCGGGGTACGCGGGCGAATGTGCGAATACGTCGGCGGCGTGTCGGGCAAATTGGGGTGCGCGCCGATCATTGTCGGCGGTGTGGAAGACCATGTGCACATCCTCGCGCGAGTCGCGCGCACGGAGTGTGTGGCGGATTGGATCAAGGAAATGAAACGCGCATCGAGCGCGTGGGTGAAGGAGGCCGACGCAAGCGTCCGCAAATTCCAATGGCAGGCGGGATACGGGGCGTTTTCGGTGAGTTATTCGAATATTGGAAGTGTGGAGCGGTACATCGCAAACCAAGATGCGCATCATCGCAAGCAAACGTTTCAGGATGAGTTTCGGCGGTTCTTGCGCAAGCACGGAATCGAGTGGGACGAACGGTATGTGTGGGATTGA
- the fliQ gene encoding flagellar biosynthesis protein FliQ — MNADTILELGRNALLVTLLLSAPMLVSGMLIGLIISVFQSVTQIQEITLTFVPKILVVMVAFVLFLPWMIAVMLTYAKPMFGGFTGLIY; from the coding sequence GTGAACGCGGACACCATTCTCGAACTGGGCCGTAACGCTCTGCTGGTCACCCTTCTTCTGTCCGCCCCGATGCTCGTATCCGGCATGTTGATCGGCCTGATCATCAGCGTCTTCCAGTCCGTCACGCAGATTCAGGAGATTACGCTCACCTTTGTACCCAAAATCCTGGTGGTCATGGTGGCGTTCGTCCTGTTTTTGCCCTGGATGATCGCGGTGATGTTGACCTATGCCAAACCGATGTTTGGGGGGTTCACGGGCCTGATCTACTGA
- the flhF gene encoding flagellar biosynthesis protein FlhF: MAQEFHRFRGTSLNEAYHRMREKLGDDAIVLRTTQVRGEGLLGFFGKKAIEVTASAAPRPATQPAPAAARQYAETARTMRVASDENVANSVAYFQKIVSDAQQRVAQRRAQAAPKVESSAVVPFKRTLPQAAPGDSLHKELRELRELVQVLVAETPGAAVPMECAPHYKRLLDVGVTRKIAAGLMSAVVRECDVDLLRDPRVFQQRLDIEMRKTVRVTGGIGLTAGTCKRIALAGATGVGKTTNLAKLAATYAVTHRARVGLITADTYRVAAPEQLRVYANIIGIPLYVANDAREMQRALDSTRDCDLVLIDTAGGSQFNKGQLRELRDMLAAANPHETILVLGASTPFEDARCIVENFSLVKPTALFFTKLDETRRYGHFYSLALESGLPLSYFSTGQNVPDDLVLAQPGVVAQLLSGGAATNPAGK; the protein is encoded by the coding sequence ATGGCGCAGGAATTCCACCGTTTTCGCGGCACCTCGTTGAACGAGGCGTATCATCGCATGCGCGAGAAATTAGGGGACGACGCAATTGTGTTGCGAACGACCCAAGTACGAGGGGAGGGACTGTTGGGATTTTTCGGCAAGAAGGCCATCGAGGTGACGGCGTCCGCTGCGCCGCGGCCCGCGACGCAGCCGGCCCCCGCCGCGGCACGCCAGTATGCGGAAACGGCGCGCACCATGCGCGTTGCATCGGACGAAAACGTGGCGAACTCGGTCGCATACTTCCAAAAGATAGTCAGCGACGCGCAACAGCGCGTGGCGCAGCGGCGCGCGCAGGCAGCGCCGAAGGTCGAATCGAGCGCGGTGGTGCCCTTCAAGCGCACGTTACCGCAGGCTGCGCCGGGCGATTCGCTGCACAAGGAACTGCGCGAACTGCGGGAGTTGGTGCAGGTGCTCGTCGCCGAAACTCCCGGCGCGGCGGTGCCAATGGAGTGCGCGCCGCACTACAAGCGCCTTCTCGACGTCGGCGTGACACGCAAGATCGCCGCGGGATTGATGTCCGCCGTTGTCCGCGAGTGCGACGTCGATCTTCTCCGCGACCCGCGCGTGTTTCAGCAGCGTCTCGATATTGAAATGCGTAAGACCGTGCGCGTCACCGGCGGAATTGGGTTGACGGCCGGAACGTGCAAACGCATTGCGCTCGCGGGCGCGACAGGCGTCGGCAAGACGACGAACCTCGCCAAGCTCGCGGCAACGTACGCCGTCACGCACCGGGCGCGCGTGGGACTGATAACAGCGGACACCTACCGCGTCGCCGCGCCGGAGCAACTGCGCGTGTACGCGAACATTATCGGCATTCCGCTCTATGTCGCGAACGACGCGCGGGAAATGCAGCGCGCGCTGGATTCGACGCGCGATTGCGACCTTGTGCTCATCGACACGGCAGGCGGCAGCCAGTTCAACAAGGGGCAGTTACGCGAACTGCGGGATATGCTCGCCGCGGCCAATCCGCATGAAACCATCCTTGTGCTCGGCGCAAGCACGCCGTTCGAAGACGCGCGCTGCATAGTCGAGAATTTCTCGCTGGTGAAGCCAACGGCACTGTTCTTCACCAAGCTTGACGAGACACGCCGCTACGGCCACTTTTACAGCCTGGCGCTGGAGAGCGGCCTTCCCTTGAGCTATTTCAGCACGGGCCAGAACGTGCCCGACGATTTGGTTTTGGCGCAGCCCGGCGTCGTGGCACAATTGCTGTCCGGCGGTGCGGCAACGAACCCGGCGGGAAAGTGA
- the fliR gene encoding flagellar biosynthetic protein FliR, whose protein sequence is MFRPRMFEIEVFKVFLLVLVRFTGLIVAAPVLGSNNIPVIAKIGLSGLTALLITPTVPALDQPLPDDAFALASMAAGELMIGLMIGFVMTIAFAAIQVGGQVLDMQTGFGLMNIFNPAMETQVPIFGFFLFLIAALYLLVTDGHAMMIRALASTYSGIPLGGFVAKPELLFEVSTWGRVMFIDGFLIAAPVAGALMLAYMTMGLLGRLIPQIHLFVIGFPITIAMGLLIVALSLSVYLQLLDGMFYRMFRDVGSLIRGLA, encoded by the coding sequence GTGTTCCGTCCGCGCATGTTCGAAATCGAAGTATTCAAAGTCTTTCTGCTCGTACTGGTCCGGTTCACGGGTCTCATCGTGGCCGCGCCGGTGCTTGGCTCGAACAACATTCCGGTCATCGCGAAGATCGGACTGTCCGGGCTGACCGCCCTTTTGATTACGCCCACCGTTCCCGCGCTCGATCAGCCGCTCCCCGATGATGCGTTCGCGCTCGCCTCGATGGCGGCGGGCGAACTGATGATAGGGCTGATGATCGGCTTCGTGATGACGATTGCGTTCGCCGCGATACAGGTCGGTGGTCAGGTGCTCGACATGCAGACCGGTTTCGGCCTGATGAACATCTTCAATCCCGCGATGGAAACCCAGGTGCCGATCTTCGGCTTTTTCCTGTTCCTCATTGCGGCCTTGTACCTGCTCGTCACCGACGGACACGCCATGATGATCCGCGCGCTGGCATCGACGTATAGCGGGATTCCGCTGGGCGGGTTCGTCGCCAAACCGGAATTGCTCTTCGAGGTCAGCACCTGGGGCCGGGTGATGTTTATCGATGGATTCCTCATTGCCGCGCCCGTGGCGGGCGCGCTGATGCTCGCGTACATGACCATGGGCCTGCTGGGCCGGCTGATTCCGCAGATTCACCTGTTTGTCATCGGGTTTCCAATCACCATCGCGATGGGGCTGCTAATCGTGGCGTTGTCGTTGTCCGTGTACCTGCAACTGCTCGATGGCATGTTCTACCGCATGTTCAGGGACGTTGGTTCCTTGATCCGAGGACTCGCGTAG